The proteins below are encoded in one region of Micromonospora pisi:
- a CDS encoding response regulator, with protein sequence MIPVLLADDEAMIRAGVRAILATDPEIDVVAEAGDGREAVELVRAHRPRVALLDIRMPRLDGLAAGAEIRRLVPETEVVMLTTFGEDDYIARALGDGASGFLLKSGDPRELIAGVRAVAGGGAYLSPRVARRVLELGGGRMGKRPAARELTGGLTEREREVLALVGAGLSNAEIGRRLFLVEGTVKGYLSSIFTRLGVRNRVQAAIVAYEAGLVDGDA encoded by the coding sequence ATGATCCCGGTCCTGCTGGCCGACGACGAGGCGATGATCCGGGCCGGGGTACGGGCGATTCTGGCCACCGACCCGGAGATCGACGTGGTGGCCGAGGCGGGGGACGGGCGCGAGGCGGTCGAGCTGGTCCGTGCCCACCGGCCCCGGGTCGCGTTGCTGGACATCCGGATGCCCCGGCTCGACGGGCTGGCGGCCGGGGCCGAGATCCGTCGCCTGGTGCCGGAAACCGAGGTGGTCATGCTGACCACGTTCGGCGAGGACGACTACATCGCCCGGGCCCTCGGCGACGGAGCCAGCGGCTTCCTGCTGAAGTCCGGCGACCCCCGGGAGCTGATCGCCGGGGTACGGGCGGTGGCGGGCGGCGGGGCGTACCTCTCGCCGAGGGTGGCCCGGCGGGTGCTCGAGCTCGGCGGGGGTCGGATGGGGAAGCGACCGGCCGCCCGGGAACTGACCGGCGGGCTCACCGAGCGGGAACGTGAGGTGCTGGCCCTGGTCGGCGCCGGGTTGTCGAACGCGGAGATAGGGCGGCGGCTCTTCCTGGTCGAGGGGACGGTGAAGGGTTACCTCAGCTCGATCTTCACCCGGCTCGGGGTACGCAACCGGGTGCAGGCGGCGATCGTCGCGTACGAGGCGGGTCTGGTCGACGGCGACGCCTGA
- a CDS encoding ABC transporter permease has product MTSADVTTNRGNPSGGGLGGAIASEWTKLWSVRSVWWALLASVLLMAAASAQLAIYVRNSNTDTDAANDQGVVALGRIAVDSLELTQFAVLAMAILVITAEYATGTIRATLQWTPSRGHVILAKTTVVGGVTLVLGVLLGALGAAVADPILGDWGRFDLPETIGDALGVAAYLALISVFTLGVGAALRSAVATLTSVFLILTVVPATLGLSDVTIVNRIADALPGTAGLHFLRGDTDPYPPVVGLVVLVGWVLLALLAGHTVLRRRDA; this is encoded by the coding sequence GTGACCAGCGCGGACGTGACCACCAACCGGGGCAACCCGAGCGGCGGCGGGCTGGGTGGCGCGATCGCCAGCGAGTGGACCAAACTCTGGTCGGTCCGCTCGGTCTGGTGGGCCCTGCTCGCCAGCGTCCTGCTGATGGCGGCGGCCTCGGCCCAGCTGGCGATCTACGTACGGAACAGCAACACCGACACCGATGCCGCCAACGACCAGGGCGTCGTCGCACTCGGCCGGATCGCCGTCGACTCGCTCGAACTGACCCAGTTCGCCGTGCTCGCCATGGCGATTCTCGTGATCACCGCCGAGTACGCCACCGGCACCATCCGGGCCACCCTGCAGTGGACCCCGTCCCGGGGGCACGTCATCCTCGCCAAGACCACCGTCGTCGGCGGCGTGACCCTCGTGCTCGGTGTGCTGCTCGGAGCGCTCGGCGCGGCGGTCGCCGACCCGATCCTCGGTGACTGGGGCCGGTTCGACCTGCCCGAGACCATCGGGGACGCGCTCGGGGTCGCGGCGTACCTGGCGCTGATCAGCGTATTCACCCTCGGTGTCGGTGCGGCGCTGCGCAGCGCCGTCGCCACCCTGACCTCGGTCTTCCTGATCCTGACCGTGGTGCCGGCGACGCTGGGGCTGAGCGACGTCACGATCGTCAACCGGATCGCCGACGCCCTGCCCGGCACCGCCGGGCTGCACTTCCTGCGCGGCGACACCGACCCGTACCCGCCGGTGGTGGGCCTGGTCGTGCTCGTCGGCTGGGTGCTGCTGGCGCTGCTCGCCGGTCACACGGTGCTGCGCCGCCGCGACGCCTGA
- a CDS encoding ATP-binding cassette domain-containing protein, which translates to MITLTGLTKRFGAATAVDNLTLEIAPGRVTGFLGPNGAGKSTTMRMVLGLDRPDAGTALVDGEAYASLRHPLRRVGALLDAKAVHPGRTARAHLLAMARSNGIPARRVDEVLATVGLTGVAGKRAGTFSLGMGQRLGIAGALLGDPGVLMFDEPVNGLDPDGVRWIRQLMRTLAAEGRTVFVSSHLMSEMQLTADQLVVIGKGRLIVDAPVAEVIAGSSRGAVRVRSPQPVGLAALRNRLVALAVTVETVDAEELLISGADVALVGDLAHELGVRLHELSAREASLEQAYLELTSTSLEYTAPAGRQSPEPARPEAM; encoded by the coding sequence ATGATCACGTTAACCGGGCTGACAAAGCGCTTCGGCGCCGCGACAGCCGTCGACAACCTCACCCTGGAGATCGCACCGGGGCGGGTCACCGGCTTTCTCGGCCCGAACGGCGCCGGCAAGTCCACCACCATGCGGATGGTCCTCGGCCTGGACCGACCTGACGCCGGAACCGCCCTGGTCGACGGGGAGGCGTACGCGAGCCTGCGGCACCCGCTGCGCCGGGTCGGGGCACTGCTCGACGCGAAGGCGGTCCACCCGGGTCGGACCGCGCGGGCGCACCTGCTCGCGATGGCCCGCAGTAACGGCATTCCCGCGCGCCGGGTCGACGAGGTGCTGGCCACGGTCGGCCTGACCGGTGTCGCCGGCAAGCGGGCCGGCACCTTCTCCCTCGGCATGGGGCAACGGCTCGGCATCGCCGGTGCCCTGCTCGGCGACCCCGGGGTGCTGATGTTCGACGAGCCGGTGAACGGACTCGACCCGGACGGGGTGCGCTGGATCCGCCAGCTCATGCGGACCCTCGCCGCCGAGGGACGTACGGTCTTCGTCTCCAGTCACCTGATGAGCGAGATGCAGCTCACCGCCGACCAACTGGTGGTGATCGGCAAGGGCCGGCTGATCGTCGACGCCCCGGTCGCCGAGGTGATCGCGGGCAGCTCACGGGGCGCCGTCCGGGTGCGCAGCCCCCAACCGGTCGGGCTCGCGGCGCTGCGCAACCGGCTGGTCGCGCTGGCGGTCACCGTCGAGACGGTCGACGCCGAGGAGTTGCTGATCTCCGGCGCCGATGTCGCGCTGGTCGGCGACCTGGCCCACGAACTCGGCGTACGACTGCACGAGCTGAGCGCCCGCGAGGCGTCCCTGGAACAGGCGTACCTGGAACTCACCTCGACCAGCCTCGAATACACCGCCCCGGCGGGACGTCAGTCGCCGGAACCCGCCCGACCCGAGGCGATGTGA
- a CDS encoding cytochrome P450, with the protein MLFRSWAAGAVDRQWPDVATVADHIDVDHLVVTRHALVRQVLADPETYRPDNALDAMSPMPVAALRILAGYGFRLPPTLANNSGHSHPAIRAIVADALHPKRVAEQQEWLTGVVRTRVARLAADLAAGHPVDLYADLAADLPLLVLARLVDLPDTRVEVVKEFTRAALELFWAPVDTERQQTLAEIVGRFHTVLRDFAATGSGLAARLRDAGHASDVVVGALFFLLVAGQETTSQFLTLLLHRLTAEPEVRRGLADGTVEIADVVEEGLRLEPPIVTWRRVAARDTTLGGVDVPAGRSVVLWLARAGRDPAVVAEPEEFRPGQPGSRRHLAFGAGAHRCIGAQLTRMEAAVVVAQTAPLLHDVTVVRAPWCPDNLSFRMPDALVVRKGPLLSDSDV; encoded by the coding sequence GTGTTGTTCCGCAGCTGGGCCGCGGGAGCCGTGGACCGGCAATGGCCGGACGTCGCGACCGTCGCCGACCACATCGACGTCGACCATCTGGTGGTGACCCGGCACGCGCTCGTCCGTCAGGTCCTCGCCGACCCGGAAACGTACCGGCCGGACAACGCGCTCGACGCGATGAGCCCGATGCCGGTCGCCGCCCTGCGGATCCTCGCCGGCTACGGGTTCCGGCTGCCACCGACACTGGCCAACAACAGCGGGCACAGCCACCCGGCGATCCGCGCCATCGTCGCCGACGCCCTGCATCCGAAGCGGGTCGCCGAGCAGCAGGAGTGGTTGACCGGGGTGGTCCGTACCCGGGTCGCCCGGCTCGCCGCCGACCTCGCCGCCGGCCACCCGGTCGACCTCTACGCCGACCTCGCCGCCGACCTTCCGCTGCTGGTCCTGGCCCGGCTGGTCGACCTGCCCGACACCCGGGTAGAGGTGGTCAAGGAGTTCACCCGGGCCGCGCTGGAACTCTTCTGGGCCCCGGTCGACACCGAACGGCAACAGACCCTGGCCGAGATCGTCGGCCGTTTCCACACCGTGCTGCGCGACTTCGCGGCGACCGGCTCCGGGCTCGCCGCGCGGCTGCGCGACGCCGGACACGCGTCCGATGTGGTGGTCGGCGCCCTCTTCTTCCTGCTCGTCGCCGGCCAGGAGACCACCTCGCAGTTCCTCACCCTGCTGCTGCACCGGCTCACCGCCGAACCAGAGGTGCGACGTGGGCTCGCCGACGGCACGGTCGAGATCGCCGACGTGGTCGAGGAGGGGTTGCGGCTGGAGCCGCCGATCGTCACCTGGCGGCGGGTGGCCGCCCGGGACACCACCCTCGGCGGGGTCGACGTACCGGCCGGGCGCAGCGTCGTACTGTGGCTCGCCCGGGCCGGCCGGGACCCGGCGGTGGTCGCCGAGCCGGAGGAGTTCCGGCCCGGTCAGCCGGGATCCCGCCGACACCTCGCGTTCGGCGCCGGCGCCCACCGCTGCATCGGCGCCCAGCTCACCCGGATGGAAGCCGCCGTGGTGGTGGCGCAGACCGCTCCCCTGCTCCACGACGTCACCGTCGTACGCGCCCCCTGGTGCCCCGACAACCTCTCCTTCCGCATGCCCGACGCCCTGGTGGTAAGGAAGGGCCCCTTGTTATCGGATTCCGATGTATAA
- a CDS encoding class I SAM-dependent methyltransferase, producing the protein MSETSAAFVRLHARLAPVAFIPEVQLHQADEPIGLWQLTEGEFRSEQPPPFWAFAWAGGQALARYLLDHPDEVAGRRVLDFASGSGLVAVAAARAGADHVRAVEIDQRAGAAIELNAQANDVRVDVTVADILDDENAGDADLVLAGDVFYSQAMANRVLRFLLRAARSGARVLVGDPDRAFLPRSRFTALATYQVPVPPALESVRVKPTTVWQLDPGRPGGAG; encoded by the coding sequence GTGTCCGAAACCTCGGCGGCGTTCGTCCGCCTGCATGCCCGCCTGGCCCCCGTCGCCTTCATCCCGGAGGTCCAACTGCACCAAGCCGACGAGCCGATCGGCCTGTGGCAGCTCACCGAAGGCGAGTTCCGCAGCGAACAGCCGCCGCCGTTCTGGGCCTTCGCCTGGGCCGGCGGGCAGGCCCTGGCCCGCTACCTGCTCGACCACCCCGACGAGGTGGCCGGCCGGCGGGTACTCGACTTCGCCTCCGGCTCCGGCCTGGTCGCCGTCGCCGCGGCCCGGGCCGGCGCCGACCACGTACGCGCCGTCGAGATCGACCAGCGGGCCGGCGCCGCGATCGAACTGAACGCCCAGGCCAACGACGTCCGGGTCGACGTCACCGTGGCCGACATCCTGGACGACGAGAACGCCGGCGACGCCGACCTGGTCCTCGCGGGGGACGTCTTCTACAGCCAGGCGATGGCCAACCGGGTGCTGCGATTCCTGCTGCGCGCCGCCCGCTCCGGTGCCCGGGTGCTCGTCGGCGACCCCGACCGGGCCTTCCTGCCCCGTTCCCGATTCACCGCGCTCGCCACGTACCAGGTCCCCGTCCCGCCCGCGCTGGAGAGCGTACGGGTGAAGCCCACCACGGTCTGGCAACTCGACCCGGGTCGTCCGGGCGGCGCTGGGTAG
- a CDS encoding M36 family metallopeptidase produces the protein MRKPERTVFGTRWRAMPAFVTAVVLAATLPGGTPATAAPETATPATPAAAKDAFDHGHQARDKDNRRGTAAPSSTQRSVAGKVDPSVRWNALGTPHALGPGTAALATGLATDPETAARQYLVAQRDLFGLDATAVAAMDKLLVRQIGTGAVVTLRQRLGDLPAGFDGLVSIAVDRGSVIHVSSSLTRDTSAPAPLTITADEAYAAALADAGLTADQVATHDLRKVAVPTPVDGNRAAWEVTLIGKSSEEPAAFTTFVDGTDRSVLIREDLVDYDSDNPQWAVFPANPPSRSHPRHDDRVIWCQKWERGCERTVQDAASGEAWDVDLATGLPTETTRGNSANNVVSWGAGTPAVPATPSPTRDYIYPFTDQWKQSGCSPEVFTSPERNDIDAATANLFAMHNRMHDWAYHLGFDEGAWNLQAVNLTGEGLGGDAEQGRAQQGALTGNRNNANQSTPRDGLPPSTNMYLWQPIAGTSYPPCVDGDYDMTVIGHEYTHAISNRMIAGPDAGIGGHQGGAMGESWSDLLGTEYLYQHNMRPAGKTPFIVGAFVTGNNESGIRNYDLSRSPLNYSDVGYALSGPAVHADGEIWGATNYRVRSAFVDRYGDGKDSIQLACAEGKLAVDRCPGNRRWSQLVFDSMLLQAVSQVSMLDMRDNMLAADQLRFGGRNQDIIWNAFAESGMGRDAATINSADTDPTPSFASPHARNATVTLRGKGDSAGAPIRLYVGEYEARAVPIADTDPATALPDTFEIVPGKEFSFLAVAPGFGHSRFTEKFHSGEREKFDLDLERNLASLTAGAVVSGDGVNLDRIADDTETTNWASLDGVAGKRVTVALPGAQTVRRVNVSAFLRPAITGDVDTGSQNALTALRSFTVLACDSRRADCADDANYRRVYTSRSDAFPGGAFRPYTRELNLRSFEIPKTTATHLRLEVAASQCTGGPLYAGEQDSDPATTTDCATGSPFRTQVRIAEFQAFER, from the coding sequence TTGCGCAAACCCGAGCGGACAGTGTTCGGCACCAGATGGCGGGCCATGCCCGCGTTCGTCACGGCCGTCGTACTCGCGGCCACGCTGCCCGGCGGCACCCCGGCCACCGCCGCGCCCGAGACGGCGACGCCAGCGACACCCGCCGCCGCGAAGGACGCCTTCGACCACGGGCACCAGGCCCGCGACAAGGACAACCGCAGGGGTACGGCAGCCCCGAGCAGCACCCAGCGCTCCGTCGCCGGCAAGGTCGACCCCTCGGTACGGTGGAACGCCCTCGGCACCCCGCACGCGCTCGGCCCCGGCACCGCCGCGCTCGCCACCGGCCTGGCCACCGACCCGGAAACCGCAGCCCGGCAGTACCTGGTCGCCCAGCGCGACCTGTTCGGTCTGGACGCCACCGCCGTCGCCGCCATGGACAAGCTGCTGGTCCGCCAGATCGGCACCGGCGCCGTGGTCACCCTGCGGCAGCGCCTCGGTGACCTGCCGGCCGGGTTCGACGGGCTGGTCAGCATCGCGGTCGACCGGGGCAGCGTGATCCACGTCAGCTCCTCGCTCACCCGCGACACCAGCGCCCCGGCCCCGCTCACCATCACCGCCGACGAGGCGTACGCCGCCGCCCTCGCCGACGCCGGCCTCACCGCTGACCAGGTGGCCACCCACGACCTGCGCAAGGTCGCGGTGCCGACCCCGGTCGACGGCAACCGGGCCGCCTGGGAGGTGACCCTGATCGGCAAGAGCAGCGAGGAGCCGGCCGCGTTCACCACCTTCGTCGACGGCACCGACCGCAGCGTGCTGATCCGCGAGGACCTGGTCGACTACGACTCGGACAACCCGCAGTGGGCGGTCTTCCCGGCGAACCCGCCGAGCAGGTCGCACCCGCGTCACGACGACCGGGTGATCTGGTGCCAGAAGTGGGAACGCGGCTGCGAGCGTACGGTGCAGGACGCGGCCAGCGGCGAGGCGTGGGACGTCGACCTCGCCACCGGCCTGCCCACCGAGACCACCCGGGGCAACTCGGCGAACAACGTCGTCTCCTGGGGTGCCGGCACCCCGGCGGTACCGGCCACGCCGAGCCCGACCCGGGACTACATCTACCCGTTCACCGACCAGTGGAAGCAGAGCGGGTGCAGCCCCGAGGTGTTCACCTCGCCGGAGCGCAACGACATCGACGCCGCCACCGCCAACCTGTTCGCCATGCACAACCGGATGCACGACTGGGCGTACCACCTCGGCTTCGACGAGGGCGCGTGGAACCTCCAGGCGGTCAACCTCACCGGTGAGGGCCTCGGTGGCGACGCCGAGCAGGGCCGCGCCCAGCAGGGCGCGCTGACCGGCAACCGGAACAACGCCAACCAGTCCACCCCGCGCGACGGCCTGCCGCCGAGCACCAACATGTACCTCTGGCAGCCGATCGCCGGTACGTCGTACCCGCCCTGCGTGGACGGCGACTACGACATGACGGTGATCGGACACGAGTACACGCACGCGATCAGCAACCGGATGATCGCCGGCCCGGACGCCGGCATCGGCGGCCACCAGGGCGGCGCGATGGGTGAGTCGTGGAGCGACCTGCTCGGCACCGAATACCTCTACCAGCACAACATGCGGCCGGCCGGCAAGACCCCGTTCATCGTCGGCGCCTTCGTCACCGGCAACAACGAGAGCGGCATCCGCAACTACGACCTCAGCCGCAGCCCGCTGAACTACTCCGACGTCGGCTACGCCCTCTCCGGTCCGGCGGTGCACGCCGACGGCGAGATCTGGGGCGCGACCAACTACCGGGTCCGCTCGGCCTTCGTCGACCGGTACGGAGACGGCAAGGACTCGATCCAACTGGCCTGCGCCGAAGGCAAGCTGGCGGTCGACAGGTGTCCGGGTAACCGGCGCTGGTCGCAGCTGGTCTTCGACTCGATGCTGCTGCAGGCGGTCAGCCAGGTGAGCATGCTCGACATGCGGGACAACATGCTCGCCGCCGACCAGCTCCGCTTCGGCGGCCGCAACCAGGACATCATCTGGAACGCCTTCGCCGAGTCGGGCATGGGCCGGGACGCGGCCACGATCAACTCCGCGGACACCGACCCGACGCCGAGTTTCGCCTCCCCGCACGCTCGCAACGCCACGGTCACCCTCCGGGGCAAGGGCGACAGCGCCGGGGCGCCGATCCGGCTCTACGTCGGCGAGTACGAGGCCCGCGCGGTGCCGATCGCCGACACCGACCCGGCGACCGCGCTGCCGGACACCTTCGAGATCGTGCCCGGTAAGGAGTTCTCCTTCCTCGCCGTCGCCCCCGGCTTCGGGCACTCCCGGTTCACCGAGAAGTTCCACTCGGGCGAGCGGGAGAAGTTCGACCTGGACCTGGAGCGCAACCTCGCCTCGCTCACCGCCGGCGCGGTGGTCAGCGGTGACGGGGTCAACCTGGACCGGATCGCCGACGACACCGAGACCACCAACTGGGCCTCCCTGGACGGGGTGGCCGGCAAGCGGGTGACGGTGGCGCTGCCCGGCGCGCAGACCGTACGGCGGGTGAACGTCAGCGCGTTCCTGCGCCCGGCGATCACCGGCGACGTCGACACGGGCAGCCAGAACGCGCTCACGGCACTGCGCTCGTTCACCGTACTGGCCTGCGACTCCCGCAGGGCCGACTGCGCCGACGACGCGAACTACCGGAGGGTCTACACCAGCCGGTCCGACGCGTTCCCGGGCGGGGCGTTCCGCCCGTACACCCGGGAGCTGAACCTGCGGTCGTTCGAGATCCCCAAGACGACCGCCACCCACCTGCGGCTGGAGGTGGCCGCCAGCCAGTGCACCGGCGGTCCGCTCTACGCCGGTGAGCAGGACAGCGACCCGGCGACCACCACCGACTGCGCCACCGGCAGCCCGTTCCGTACCCAGGTGCGGATCGCCGAGTTCCAGGCGTTCGAGCGGTAG
- a CDS encoding acyltransferase family protein, with product MTQLASRAGDRTRSGRGFRGDIEGMRALAVVLVLLFHIDLAVVPGGFIGVDVFFVISGFLITGLLLSELERTGKISLVGFYARRAKRLLPAAVLVLAASLLLTYLFLPRTRWLQTGWDVVASGSYVMNWRLATQAVDYLAANEPPSILQHYWSLAVEEQFYLLWPLLLILVGVWAAHRWPGRLRRRLLLCLGLVAVASFAWSVHLTQSNPESAFFVTTTRVWELAVGGGLAILSRHLVRLPRLAAVVLGWAGLGAIVLGALLLTEASPFPGYRALVPTLGAAALIAAGTAAGQAGPGRLLSLGPIRAVGALSYSLYLWHWPLLVAAEARFGELGVSAGLVVVLLSVALAWLTYRYVENPVRRAKQFTLQPARALQLGLVCTVTTVVMGLLFPLTVWPPAQVTTATSLTPRSTASGPAPSAPTEPLGAAALGPEPRDNPAGAPVDKVDTIFPAPLAARKDLPDVYDDDCLSEQQESEVRTCVYGKRDSDFTVALAGDSHAAQWLPTLQEIAEANGWRVVTYIKAACPLLSITVARSGRPNSSCTEWNRSVRDRLTGADRPKLLVTSSSLYSPVRDGRTLNSSAGRTALAEGFRQTWSAMAEAKVPTIVLQGTPQPGIDIVECVSTHADRLTECTTARDDLAKGVGPIQAKAAEGLSGVHLIGLNDAICPTDRCAPVIGGMLVYRDTNHLTASYARSLSPRLRAEIDFALS from the coding sequence ATGACTCAGCTGGCGAGCCGGGCCGGTGACAGGACCAGGTCGGGGCGTGGGTTCCGGGGCGACATCGAGGGCATGCGCGCCCTGGCGGTCGTACTCGTGCTGCTCTTCCACATCGACCTCGCTGTCGTACCCGGCGGATTCATCGGGGTGGACGTCTTCTTTGTCATCTCCGGATTCCTGATCACCGGGCTGCTCCTGTCCGAGCTGGAGCGGACCGGCAAGATCTCCCTGGTCGGCTTCTACGCCCGGCGCGCCAAGCGGCTCCTGCCCGCGGCGGTCCTGGTCCTCGCCGCGTCGCTCCTGCTCACCTACCTGTTCCTGCCCCGGACCCGGTGGCTGCAGACCGGCTGGGACGTCGTCGCCAGCGGCTCGTACGTGATGAACTGGCGACTCGCCACCCAGGCGGTCGACTACCTGGCCGCGAACGAGCCACCGAGCATCCTCCAGCACTACTGGTCGCTCGCCGTCGAGGAGCAGTTCTACCTGCTCTGGCCCCTGTTGCTGATCCTGGTCGGGGTCTGGGCGGCCCACCGCTGGCCAGGGCGGCTGCGCCGCCGGCTGCTGCTCTGCCTGGGCCTGGTCGCGGTCGCGTCGTTCGCCTGGTCGGTGCACCTCACCCAGAGCAATCCGGAGTCGGCGTTCTTCGTCACCACCACCCGGGTCTGGGAACTGGCCGTCGGTGGTGGGCTGGCGATCCTGAGCCGGCACCTCGTCCGGCTCCCCCGGCTCGCCGCCGTCGTCCTCGGCTGGGCCGGGCTCGGCGCCATCGTGCTCGGCGCGCTGCTGCTCACCGAGGCCAGTCCGTTCCCCGGTTACCGGGCACTGGTGCCGACACTCGGCGCCGCCGCGCTGATCGCCGCCGGGACAGCCGCCGGTCAGGCCGGTCCGGGACGACTGCTCAGCCTGGGGCCGATCCGCGCGGTCGGGGCGCTCTCCTACTCGCTCTACCTGTGGCACTGGCCGCTGCTGGTCGCGGCCGAGGCCCGGTTCGGCGAACTGGGTGTGAGTGCCGGGCTGGTGGTGGTGCTGCTCTCCGTCGCCCTGGCCTGGTTGACCTACCGGTACGTGGAGAACCCGGTGCGTAGGGCGAAGCAGTTCACCCTGCAACCGGCACGCGCCCTGCAACTCGGCCTGGTCTGCACCGTCACGACCGTCGTGATGGGGCTGCTCTTCCCGCTCACCGTCTGGCCCCCCGCGCAGGTGACCACGGCCACCTCGTTGACGCCACGGTCGACCGCCAGCGGCCCGGCGCCGTCGGCCCCGACCGAGCCGCTCGGTGCCGCCGCACTCGGTCCCGAGCCACGGGACAACCCGGCCGGCGCACCGGTCGACAAGGTCGACACGATCTTCCCCGCGCCGCTGGCCGCCCGCAAGGACCTGCCCGACGTGTACGACGACGACTGCCTGTCGGAACAGCAGGAGAGCGAGGTACGCACCTGCGTCTACGGCAAGCGTGACTCCGACTTCACCGTCGCGCTCGCCGGCGACTCCCACGCGGCCCAGTGGCTGCCGACCCTGCAGGAGATCGCCGAGGCGAACGGCTGGCGCGTGGTCACGTACATCAAGGCCGCCTGCCCGTTGCTCAGCATCACGGTGGCCCGTTCGGGGCGGCCCAACTCGAGCTGCACCGAGTGGAACCGGAGCGTACGCGACCGGCTGACCGGCGCCGACCGGCCGAAACTACTGGTCACCAGCAGCTCGCTCTACAGCCCGGTACGCGACGGCCGGACGCTGAACAGCAGCGCCGGTCGGACCGCGCTGGCCGAGGGGTTCCGGCAGACCTGGTCGGCGATGGCGGAGGCGAAGGTACCCACCATCGTGCTCCAGGGGACGCCGCAGCCCGGGATCGACATCGTCGAGTGCGTCTCCACGCACGCGGACCGGCTGACCGAGTGCACCACCGCCCGCGACGACCTCGCGAAGGGGGTCGGGCCGATCCAGGCGAAGGCCGCGGAGGGGCTCAGCGGCGTCCACCTGATCGGCCTCAACGACGCCATCTGCCCCACCGACCGGTGCGCGCCGGTGATCGGCGGGATGCTGGTCTACCGGGACACCAACCACCTGACCGCCAGCTACGCCCGCAGCCTCTCGCCGAGGCTGCGGGCCGAAATCGACTTCGCGCTGAGCTGA
- a CDS encoding Gfo/Idh/MocA family protein, translated as MSEPTPPTVALIGATGYGAQHWRSIDALQRAGRVRLVAVCDTRPLSEEEAGPAVPVHTDHREMLAATRPDIVVVSTPPHTHLPIALDAVAAGADLLLEKPPVTSLADHDRLARALCDAGRICQVGFQAQGSHALATLRDAIRTGRLGQVTGVAAAGTWIRDDAYYARSPWAGRRSVDGRPVVDGALVNPFAHTLMLGLDLVRAAAEGAVPTRFTLERYRTRQIEVEDTACLRVEFTAGPPLLIAVTLSAAEFREGDMIVHGTEGSAVLEYPTDRLLLTPTPAADSDGVAVPGGAGAAASGERTGLLANLLDHRRDPSGVALLAPLDAARDFTALVEAILAAPAPTLIPVGNRHLRHDSGSPAWVIDGVDAAVAAAATSMRTYADLGLPWTTEPYPGALS; from the coding sequence ATGTCCGAGCCCACACCCCCCACGGTGGCCCTGATCGGTGCGACCGGCTACGGCGCCCAGCACTGGCGGAGCATCGACGCCCTGCAACGCGCCGGCCGCGTCCGGCTGGTCGCCGTCTGCGACACCCGGCCACTCTCCGAAGAGGAGGCCGGACCGGCGGTCCCCGTACACACCGACCACCGGGAAATGCTCGCCGCCACCCGCCCGGACATCGTGGTGGTCAGCACCCCGCCCCACACACACCTGCCGATCGCGCTCGACGCGGTGGCCGCCGGCGCCGACCTGCTGCTGGAGAAACCCCCGGTGACCAGCCTCGCCGACCACGACCGGCTGGCCCGGGCCCTGTGCGACGCGGGCAGGATCTGCCAGGTCGGATTCCAGGCCCAGGGCTCACACGCGCTGGCCACGCTCCGCGACGCGATCCGCACCGGTCGGCTCGGGCAGGTCACCGGCGTCGCCGCCGCCGGCACCTGGATCCGCGACGACGCGTACTACGCCCGCTCCCCCTGGGCCGGGCGGCGCTCGGTCGACGGGCGTCCGGTGGTCGACGGTGCCCTGGTCAACCCGTTCGCGCACACCCTGATGCTCGGTCTCGACCTGGTCCGCGCCGCCGCCGAGGGCGCGGTGCCGACCCGGTTCACCCTGGAGCGCTACCGCACCCGGCAGATCGAGGTCGAGGACACCGCCTGCCTCCGGGTGGAGTTCACCGCCGGTCCGCCACTGCTGATCGCGGTCACCTTGAGCGCCGCCGAGTTCCGTGAGGGCGACATGATCGTCCACGGTACGGAGGGTTCGGCGGTGCTGGAGTACCCGACCGACCGGCTGCTGCTCACCCCGACGCCCGCCGCCGACTCGGACGGCGTCGCCGTACCCGGCGGGGCGGGCGCCGCGGCGAGCGGCGAACGGACCGGCCTGCTGGCGAACCTGCTCGACCACCGCCGGGACCCCTCGGGGGTGGCGCTGCTCGCCCCGCTCGACGCCGCCCGGGACTTCACCGCGCTGGTCGAGGCGATCCTCGCCGCGCCGGCACCGACCCTGATCCCGGTCGGGAACCGGCACCTGCGGCACGACAGCGGCAGCCCGGCCTGGGTGATCGACGGCGTCGACGCGGCGGTCGCCGCCGCCGCGACCAGCATGCGTACGTACGCGGACCTCGGCCTGCCCTGGACCACCGAGCCCTACCCGGGCGCCCTGTCCTGA